The Microbulbifer hydrolyticus genome has a segment encoding these proteins:
- the ftsZ gene encoding cell division protein FtsZ, with protein MFELVDSVQDKPVIKVIGVGGGGGNAVKHMIASEVNGVDFICANTDAQALKDVEAQTILQLGNTITRGLGAGANPDVGRQSALEDRERIAEVLTGADMVFITAGMGGGTGTGGAPIVAEIAKDLGILTVAVVTRPFMIEGRKRATVAEEGILELRDKVDSLITIPNDRLLEVLGNKITMKAAYKEADNVLLGAVQGIADLMIRPGIMNVDFADVRTVMSEMGMAMMGSGAAVGENRAREAAEKAVRSPLLDNVNLQGARGILVNIITGSEEGGCQELTLGEYSEVGQIVQEIASDDATVVIGTAVDDKLGDEMRVTVVAAGLGEVSAQAVRPKKVVDNTNTRRAEAREAARPAKPVEAARESQEVRSTREADRSQRAMPTMNPADQDMEYLDIPAFLRRQAD; from the coding sequence ATGTTCGAACTCGTAGATAGCGTACAGGATAAGCCTGTCATTAAAGTGATTGGTGTTGGTGGCGGTGGCGGTAATGCCGTCAAGCACATGATCGCAAGTGAAGTGAACGGTGTGGACTTTATCTGCGCAAACACCGATGCGCAGGCGCTGAAGGATGTGGAAGCACAGACTATCCTGCAGCTGGGCAACACCATTACTCGTGGCCTTGGTGCGGGCGCTAACCCCGATGTTGGTCGCCAGTCTGCGTTGGAAGATCGTGAGCGCATTGCCGAAGTACTGACCGGTGCCGATATGGTGTTTATTACCGCAGGCATGGGCGGCGGCACTGGCACCGGCGGTGCCCCGATCGTTGCTGAAATTGCCAAGGATCTGGGGATTCTGACTGTTGCGGTCGTAACACGCCCGTTCATGATCGAGGGGCGTAAGCGTGCGACCGTTGCCGAAGAGGGCATTCTCGAGTTGCGCGACAAGGTCGATTCCCTGATCACCATCCCCAATGATCGCCTGCTGGAAGTGCTTGGCAACAAGATCACCATGAAGGCCGCTTATAAAGAGGCGGACAACGTGCTGCTGGGCGCTGTACAGGGCATCGCTGACCTGATGATTCGCCCGGGTATCATGAACGTGGACTTCGCCGACGTGCGCACTGTGATGTCTGAAATGGGCATGGCAATGATGGGTTCCGGTGCTGCGGTTGGTGAAAACCGTGCCCGTGAAGCGGCCGAGAAGGCGGTACGCAGCCCTCTGCTGGATAACGTCAACCTGCAGGGCGCCCGCGGTATCCTGGTGAACATTATCACTGGTAGTGAGGAGGGCGGCTGCCAGGAGCTGACTCTGGGTGAATACTCCGAAGTCGGTCAGATCGTGCAGGAGATTGCCTCCGATGATGCCACTGTGGTGATCGGCACCGCGGTTGACGACAAGCTGGGTGATGAAATGCGCGTTACCGTGGTGGCCGCGGGTCTCGGTGAGGTGTCCGCCCAGGCCGTCCGTCCAAAGAAGGTCGTGGACAACACCAATACCCGCCGTGCGGAAGCGCGCGAAGCGGCGCGTCCGGCAAAGCCGGTGGAGGCTGCCCGTGAGTCGCAGGAGGTGCGCAGCACCCGCGAGGCTGACCGTTCCCAGCGTGCGATGCCGACAATGAACCCGGCTGATCAGGATATGGAGTACCTGGATATCCCGGCGTTCCTGCGTCGCCAGGCAGACTGA
- the ftsA gene encoding cell division protein FtsA: MTQTTEPRMIVGLDIGTSKVVAIVGEVSGDGELNIVGIGSHRSTGMKRGVVVNIESTVQSIQRAVEEAELMAGCEIHSVYAGIAGSHIRSLNSHGIVAIKDREVTQQDLDRVIDAARAVAIPADQKILHTLPQEYLIDSQEGVKEPLGMSGVRLEAKVHLVSGAVNAAQNIEKCIRRCGLEVEDVILEQLASSYAVLTDDEKELGVCMVDIGGGTTDIAVFTGGSIRHTGVIPIAGDQVTNDIAMALRTPTPHAEELKIKYACALAKLAREGETIKVPSVGDRAPRDLSRQALAEVVEPRYDELFTLVQAELRRSGFEDLCAAGIVLTGGSSKMEGAVELAEEIFHMPVRLAVPQGIAGLTDIVSNPIYSTGVGLLMYAIKVEDNKGSRNSTVQRSENQWWDKVKHWFRGNL; the protein is encoded by the coding sequence ATGACACAAACAACTGAACCACGCATGATCGTCGGGCTGGATATCGGTACATCCAAAGTCGTGGCGATTGTCGGTGAGGTTTCCGGCGACGGCGAACTGAACATTGTCGGCATCGGCTCTCACCGCTCTACCGGCATGAAGCGAGGCGTGGTGGTAAATATCGAGTCCACCGTACAGTCCATCCAGCGCGCGGTCGAAGAAGCGGAGCTGATGGCCGGCTGTGAGATTCATTCTGTCTATGCGGGTATTGCCGGCAGCCATATCCGCAGCCTCAACTCCCACGGCATCGTCGCGATCAAGGATCGTGAGGTCACCCAGCAGGATCTGGATCGTGTGATCGATGCTGCACGTGCAGTGGCGATTCCGGCGGATCAGAAAATCCTGCACACCTTGCCGCAGGAATACCTGATCGATAGCCAGGAAGGAGTGAAAGAACCGCTGGGTATGTCCGGCGTGCGTCTCGAGGCCAAGGTGCACCTGGTGAGTGGCGCGGTCAACGCAGCACAGAATATTGAAAAGTGCATCCGTCGCTGTGGCCTGGAAGTGGAAGACGTCATTCTCGAGCAGCTGGCGTCGAGCTATGCGGTGCTGACGGACGACGAAAAAGAACTTGGTGTTTGCATGGTCGATATCGGTGGCGGCACTACCGATATTGCGGTATTTACCGGTGGCTCTATTCGGCATACCGGGGTAATCCCGATTGCCGGGGACCAAGTGACCAATGATATTGCCATGGCCCTGCGAACGCCCACTCCGCATGCTGAAGAGTTGAAAATCAAATACGCATGTGCGCTGGCCAAGCTGGCGCGCGAAGGGGAGACGATCAAGGTGCCGAGCGTCGGCGATCGAGCGCCGCGCGATCTGTCTCGCCAGGCGCTGGCAGAGGTGGTTGAACCTCGCTATGACGAGCTGTTTACGTTGGTGCAGGCGGAGTTGCGCCGCAGCGGATTCGAGGACCTGTGTGCGGCCGGTATCGTCCTTACCGGCGGTTCCTCGAAAATGGAAGGTGCCGTGGAGCTGGCTGAGGAAATTTTCCATATGCCCGTGCGCCTGGCAGTACCTCAGGGAATTGCGGGATTGACGGATATCGTCAGTAACCCGATTTACTCCACCGGTGTTGGTCTGCTGATGTACGCGATCAAGGTGGAAGACAATAAAGGCAGTAGGAACTCCACGGTTCAGCGAAGCGAAAACCAGTGGTGGGACAAGGTCAAACACTGGTTCAGGGGCAACCTCTGA
- a CDS encoding cell division protein FtsQ/DivIB produces MTKDKKAQKQKKARGKQAPRGARALPDSNEDEGLRPLRLILMVSFLLLVAAGLGYSARWLWQQAPTVELSRVDALENVRVKAPFRAVTETEIEDILLPHLRNGFFALDIDDVRAALMDNPWVVNAAVSRRWPNGVEVVVEEAEPLAIWGGDQLLIASGELLPRPENLRGLRLPELAGDAELVERIMAQYQALAGLLTTKDMEVRRLSFDDLAGWQLELVSGIRLQLGHDELLERVDRFLSLTRGVLAPHLQKVVGVDTRYNNAVAVQWKPKDKTEN; encoded by the coding sequence GTGACGAAAGATAAAAAGGCTCAAAAGCAGAAAAAAGCGCGCGGCAAACAGGCGCCTCGCGGCGCCCGCGCACTGCCGGATTCGAACGAGGATGAGGGGCTGCGCCCGCTGCGTTTGATACTCATGGTGAGTTTTTTGCTGCTGGTGGCGGCGGGGCTCGGGTACAGCGCGCGCTGGCTGTGGCAACAGGCACCCACAGTTGAACTGAGCCGGGTGGATGCGCTGGAAAATGTACGGGTCAAGGCTCCATTTCGCGCGGTGACCGAAACGGAAATTGAAGATATCCTTCTGCCGCATTTACGCAATGGGTTCTTTGCACTGGATATCGACGATGTGCGCGCAGCTTTGATGGACAACCCGTGGGTTGTAAATGCGGCGGTGAGTCGTCGCTGGCCCAACGGCGTCGAGGTGGTGGTGGAAGAGGCTGAGCCTCTCGCCATCTGGGGCGGGGATCAACTTCTGATTGCCAGTGGCGAGCTGTTGCCCCGGCCCGAGAATCTACGCGGCCTGCGTCTGCCGGAGCTGGCAGGGGATGCGGAGCTGGTTGAGCGAATTATGGCGCAGTACCAGGCTCTGGCTGGGCTGCTGACAACAAAAGATATGGAAGTGCGCCGCCTGTCGTTTGACGACCTGGCGGGCTGGCAGCTCGAGCTGGTAAGTGGTATCCGCCTGCAGCTTGGGCACGACGAACTGCTGGAGCGGGTTGACCGCTTCCTCAGTCTGACACGCGGCGTACTGGCGCCGCACCTGCAAAAAGTCGTGGGCGTTGATACCCGCTATAACAATGCAGTTGCGGTGCAATGGAAACCAAAAGATAAAACAGAAAACTGA
- the murC gene encoding UDP-N-acetylmuramate--L-alanine ligase: MNNGDSHYHVPAMRRIRRIHFIGVGGAGMSGIAEVLQNQGYEVSGSDLRESKVTQRLRNLGIKVQIGHAAENVSDVDVVVNSSAIYGDNPELIAAQEHRIPVVRRAEMLGELMRYRYGIAVAGTHGKTTTTSLISSIFAADGKDPTFVIGGLVNSAGANAALGESRYLVAEADESDASFLHLQPMVTVVTNIDADHMETYGGDFEKVKQIFIDFIHNLPFYGLAVVCGDDANVQEVIPRMARPVTTYGFDEGNDFRISEVRQEPLRSCFTVHRPDGSALDVCVNIPGTHNVLNATAAIAVATEEGVSDEAIREGLNGFQGVGRRFQIYGEYPVSDDADAEQVMLVDDYGHHPREVAATIKTVRDGWPERRLVMVYQPHRYTRTRDLFEDFVQVLSQVDKLVLLDVYSAGEAAIPGADGRTLARSIRNRGQIDPIFVETVEQVPPVLADLLEPGDIVLTQGAGNVGGLAQQLSEWRLGDQPDSAK; encoded by the coding sequence ATGAACAACGGCGACAGCCACTACCATGTACCCGCTATGCGCCGTATTCGTCGCATCCACTTTATTGGTGTGGGCGGTGCGGGCATGAGTGGTATTGCCGAAGTCCTGCAAAACCAGGGCTATGAAGTTTCCGGCTCAGACCTTCGCGAGAGCAAGGTAACCCAGCGTTTGCGCAACCTGGGAATCAAGGTCCAGATCGGTCACGCCGCCGAGAATGTCAGCGATGTGGATGTGGTGGTCAATTCGTCAGCCATTTACGGGGACAATCCGGAGCTGATCGCGGCGCAAGAGCACCGTATCCCTGTAGTGCGCCGTGCGGAAATGCTGGGCGAATTGATGCGCTATCGCTATGGCATTGCCGTGGCCGGTACGCACGGAAAAACCACAACCACGAGCCTGATATCGTCGATTTTTGCTGCTGACGGCAAGGATCCAACTTTTGTTATCGGTGGATTGGTCAACAGTGCGGGGGCGAATGCGGCTCTGGGCGAGAGTCGCTATCTGGTGGCAGAAGCGGACGAGAGCGATGCTTCCTTCCTGCACCTGCAGCCGATGGTCACTGTCGTGACCAACATCGACGCGGACCACATGGAAACCTACGGTGGTGATTTCGAAAAGGTCAAACAGATCTTTATCGATTTCATCCACAACCTGCCGTTCTATGGGCTGGCTGTGGTTTGCGGGGACGACGCCAATGTTCAGGAAGTTATTCCGCGTATGGCGCGACCGGTGACGACCTACGGCTTTGACGAGGGTAACGATTTCCGCATCAGTGAAGTGCGTCAGGAGCCTCTGCGCAGTTGCTTTACCGTGCATCGTCCCGATGGCAGCGCTCTGGACGTGTGCGTGAATATCCCTGGGACTCACAATGTCCTGAATGCCACAGCGGCGATTGCGGTAGCGACCGAGGAGGGTGTCAGCGACGAGGCAATTCGTGAGGGCCTGAATGGCTTCCAGGGCGTAGGTCGCCGCTTCCAGATTTATGGCGAATATCCGGTCAGCGACGATGCCGACGCTGAGCAGGTGATGCTGGTGGACGATTATGGGCATCACCCGCGTGAGGTGGCGGCAACGATAAAGACGGTACGTGATGGCTGGCCTGAGCGCCGTCTGGTGATGGTCTATCAGCCGCACCGATATACCCGCACGCGGGATTTGTTTGAAGATTTTGTGCAGGTGCTTTCTCAGGTCGACAAACTGGTTCTTCTGGATGTATATAGCGCCGGTGAAGCGGCGATACCCGGTGCAGATGGCCGCACGCTCGCGCGCAGCATTCGTAACCGGGGCCAGATTGACCCGATCTTTGTGGAAACCGTTGAGCAGGTTCCACCGGTGTTGGCAGATTTGCTGGAACCGGGCGATATCGTGCTTACCCAGGGTGCGGGTAATGTGGGTGGCCTGGCACAGCAGCTGTCGGAATGGCGGTTGGGTGACCAGCCCGATTCGGCCAAGTAA
- the murG gene encoding undecaprenyldiphospho-muramoylpentapeptide beta-N-acetylglucosaminyltransferase, translating into MAQTDSAPFTGKKFLVMAGGTGGHVFPALAVARALQEQGGSVEWLGTMRGIEAQLIPAAEIPLHFISVEGVRGKGARSLLKAPIQISKAIWQALRVVKDVKPDAVLGFGGFATGPGGVAARLSGVPLIIHEQNAVAGTTNRLLARIASRVLEAFPSGLPAAQEVGNPVRAEIAGLPAPDRRVGKHTPAQLLVLGGSLGAVAINELVPEALAKIPEEKRPQVVHQAGQRHLDLAKEAYERAGVDAEVVPFIADMAAAYGKADLVICRSGALTVSEIAAAGLGAIMVPFPFAIDDHQTKNGEWLQQAGAARVIQQDALDAGQLAALLEELFANPQQLLAMAEAARRVARPDATDRVLAVCREEMRC; encoded by the coding sequence ATGGCTCAGACTGACAGCGCACCGTTTACCGGTAAGAAATTCCTGGTGATGGCTGGGGGTACCGGGGGGCATGTTTTTCCGGCACTGGCCGTCGCCCGTGCGCTACAGGAGCAGGGCGGCTCGGTAGAGTGGCTTGGCACCATGCGCGGTATTGAGGCGCAACTGATCCCGGCCGCAGAAATTCCATTGCATTTCATCTCTGTGGAAGGGGTACGTGGTAAAGGTGCCCGCTCCCTGTTGAAAGCACCGATTCAGATCAGCAAGGCAATCTGGCAGGCGCTTCGGGTCGTCAAGGACGTAAAGCCCGATGCGGTATTGGGTTTTGGCGGGTTTGCTACGGGCCCGGGCGGCGTTGCGGCACGACTGTCAGGAGTACCACTGATCATTCACGAACAGAATGCGGTGGCCGGTACCACCAATCGCCTGCTGGCGAGAATTGCCAGCCGGGTGTTGGAGGCATTTCCGAGCGGATTACCCGCCGCGCAGGAAGTTGGCAACCCGGTACGTGCCGAAATCGCGGGGCTTCCGGCTCCTGACCGGCGCGTGGGTAAGCACACGCCCGCGCAGCTGCTGGTTCTTGGCGGTAGCCTGGGTGCGGTAGCAATCAATGAGCTGGTGCCTGAGGCGCTGGCAAAGATTCCTGAGGAAAAGCGACCTCAGGTAGTTCATCAGGCTGGTCAGCGTCATCTGGACCTGGCAAAAGAGGCCTACGAACGCGCCGGTGTGGATGCCGAGGTAGTGCCATTTATTGCTGACATGGCGGCGGCCTACGGTAAGGCGGACCTTGTGATCTGCCGTTCTGGCGCATTGACCGTGTCCGAAATCGCCGCAGCAGGGTTGGGAGCCATCATGGTCCCTTTCCCTTTTGCCATTGACGACCACCAGACCAAAAACGGTGAGTGGCTGCAGCAGGCCGGTGCGGCGCGGGTAATTCAGCAGGATGCGCTGGATGCTGGCCAACTGGCAGCGTTGCTCGAAGAGCTGTTCGCGAACCCGCAACAATTACTGGCCATGGCGGAGGCGGCACGCCGCGTTGCCAGGCCCGATGCGACCGACCGGGTGTTGGCCGTATGTCGCGAAGAGATGAGGTGTTGA
- the ftsW gene encoding putative lipid II flippase FtsW, translating into MSRKDLTKLKVAANDSVDEYSWVLPFCVLALASIGVVMVASASIAFAADMYNDSWYFLKRHLVFLAVGAFGALVVSRISLATWSNLSWTLLIFALGMLLVVLIPGVGRSVNGSMRWIALGPVTVQPAEIAKFCSLIFFASFLTRRHEKLRHWSSFMVPISVLGIVAVLLLLEPDFGSVVVISGTALAMVFLAGARLPHTFLLVGLAACGLALMALVSPYRLQRLTTFLDPWGEQFAGGYQLTQSLIAFGRGEWFGVGLGNSVQKLFYLPEAHTDFVFAILAEEWGMFGGLVVIGLYATLTWSLLRLVRKALEKQAFFAALLTFGIAVLLAGQAFVNMGVASGLLPTKGLTLPFVSSGGSSLVVCFALFGLAWRAQKEMNSDEKESEGGIAKIRQLPIFNPLQLGDQKTGEAA; encoded by the coding sequence GTGAGCCGTAAGGATCTGACAAAGCTGAAAGTGGCTGCGAATGATTCGGTAGACGAGTACTCCTGGGTACTACCGTTCTGTGTGCTGGCGCTTGCGAGCATTGGCGTGGTGATGGTTGCCTCGGCGTCTATCGCTTTTGCTGCGGACATGTACAACGACTCGTGGTATTTCCTGAAGCGGCACTTGGTATTCCTGGCGGTAGGGGCATTCGGCGCGCTGGTGGTAAGTCGGATTTCACTAGCCACCTGGTCCAACCTTTCCTGGACACTGTTGATTTTTGCATTGGGGATGTTGCTGGTGGTGTTGATTCCCGGAGTGGGACGTTCCGTGAATGGCAGTATGCGCTGGATTGCATTGGGGCCAGTTACCGTGCAGCCGGCAGAAATTGCCAAATTCTGCAGCCTGATTTTCTTTGCCAGTTTCCTTACCCGGCGTCACGAAAAATTGCGGCACTGGAGCAGCTTTATGGTGCCCATTTCGGTGCTCGGCATTGTGGCAGTGCTACTCCTGCTCGAACCAGATTTCGGTTCCGTAGTGGTGATTTCAGGTACTGCACTGGCGATGGTTTTTCTCGCGGGTGCGCGTCTGCCACATACATTTTTACTGGTGGGGCTGGCGGCCTGTGGGCTGGCGTTGATGGCCCTGGTCAGCCCCTACCGGTTGCAGCGCCTGACCACCTTCCTGGATCCCTGGGGTGAGCAGTTTGCCGGGGGCTATCAGCTGACGCAGTCCCTGATTGCTTTTGGTCGTGGCGAGTGGTTTGGCGTGGGGCTGGGGAACAGCGTACAGAAGCTGTTCTACCTGCCAGAGGCGCATACGGACTTTGTGTTCGCCATTCTAGCGGAAGAATGGGGCATGTTCGGAGGCCTGGTTGTAATTGGCCTCTATGCCACCCTGACCTGGTCACTATTGCGGCTGGTGCGCAAGGCGCTCGAGAAGCAGGCATTTTTTGCCGCGTTACTGACTTTCGGTATTGCGGTGCTGCTGGCAGGCCAGGCGTTTGTGAATATGGGGGTCGCCTCCGGACTTTTACCGACCAAGGGTTTGACGCTGCCCTTTGTCAGCTCCGGCGGCTCCAGCCTGGTGGTGTGTTTTGCGCTGTTCGGTCTTGCGTGGCGCGCACAGAAAGAAATGAACAGTGATGAAAAAGAGTCCGAGGGTGGCATTGCGAAGATCCGTCAGTTACCGATCTTCAACCCTCTGCAACTGGGTGATCAAAAAACCGGGGAGGCGGCGTAA
- the murD gene encoding UDP-N-acetylmuramoyl-L-alanine--D-glutamate ligase — MSLIATSERKVVIGLGATGQSVVRFLLCQGISPVVVDSREAPPALDKFRAEFPGVPVECGPLKKETLLAASEIIASPGVGVAEPAIAAAVAAEIPVVGDIELFARELAKVQPAPKVIAITGSNGKSTVTTLMGLMAEAAGMDVRVGGNIGVPVLDLLTSGEPLPELFVLELSSFQLETTFSLQPDVATILNVSADHMDRYADLAAYHRAKQRVYRHAQQFVINRGDPLTRGPLSRESIEWSFGLNRPDLQQFGVVTEGGDKWLAQGADKLMPASELAMVGSHNVANALAALALGNAVGLPMAPMLDVLRTFTGLTHRCERVADHAGVTYVNDSKGTNVGATRAALDGLAEGDRKIVLIAGGDGKGADFTPLADVAHSLRGLVTIGVDGPRIAQVFSGRVAQKSAETMEIAVAEATAMAESGDFVLLSPACASFDMYRNFEARGEDFRRAVKEQIASPDTAERTGGGQ; from the coding sequence ATGAGCCTCATCGCAACATCAGAGAGAAAAGTGGTGATCGGACTGGGTGCTACCGGACAATCGGTAGTGCGCTTTCTGCTGTGCCAGGGTATTTCTCCGGTGGTTGTGGACAGCCGTGAAGCTCCGCCAGCGCTGGACAAATTCCGCGCGGAGTTCCCCGGTGTGCCTGTTGAGTGCGGGCCTCTCAAGAAAGAAACCCTGTTGGCCGCCAGTGAAATTATCGCGAGCCCTGGGGTTGGCGTGGCCGAACCTGCGATCGCTGCCGCAGTGGCAGCGGAGATTCCGGTGGTTGGCGATATTGAGCTGTTCGCACGCGAGCTGGCCAAAGTCCAGCCGGCGCCAAAAGTGATCGCCATCACCGGCTCCAATGGCAAAAGTACCGTGACCACGCTGATGGGGCTGATGGCAGAAGCCGCCGGGATGGACGTTCGTGTAGGCGGGAATATCGGTGTGCCGGTTCTGGACCTTCTCACGAGTGGAGAGCCACTGCCTGAGCTGTTTGTTCTTGAGCTGTCCAGTTTCCAATTGGAGACGACATTTTCCCTGCAGCCGGATGTGGCGACGATTCTCAATGTCAGTGCGGATCATATGGATCGCTATGCGGATCTGGCCGCATATCACCGAGCCAAGCAGCGGGTCTACCGCCATGCGCAACAGTTCGTGATTAACCGCGGCGATCCGCTCACTCGTGGGCCCTTGTCCCGCGAAAGCATCGAGTGGAGTTTTGGCCTGAATCGCCCGGATTTGCAGCAATTTGGCGTGGTAACCGAAGGCGGTGATAAATGGCTGGCGCAGGGCGCAGACAAGCTGATGCCTGCAAGCGAGCTGGCGATGGTGGGAAGCCATAATGTGGCCAATGCACTCGCAGCCCTGGCGCTGGGTAACGCGGTCGGCCTGCCAATGGCGCCAATGCTCGACGTGCTGCGGACCTTTACCGGTCTTACTCACCGTTGCGAGCGGGTAGCGGATCATGCCGGAGTAACGTATGTAAACGACTCCAAAGGCACCAATGTGGGGGCGACCCGCGCGGCACTGGATGGTTTGGCCGAGGGTGATCGCAAGATTGTTCTGATTGCCGGAGGCGACGGCAAGGGCGCAGACTTCACGCCTCTGGCAGATGTTGCGCACAGCCTGCGTGGTTTGGTGACCATCGGTGTGGACGGTCCCAGAATTGCGCAGGTTTTTTCCGGCCGTGTGGCTCAAAAATCCGCTGAAACCATGGAGATCGCGGTTGCCGAGGCTACTGCCATGGCAGAAAGCGGTGACTTTGTACTGCTGTCTCCAGCCTGTGCCAGTTTTGATATGTATCGCAATTTTGAGGCGCGCGGCGAAGATTTTCGCCGTGCGGTCAAGGAGCAGATCGCTTCTCCCGATACCGCAGAACGTACGGGAGGTGGCCAGTGA